Proteins encoded within one genomic window of Argiope bruennichi chromosome 7, qqArgBrue1.1, whole genome shotgun sequence:
- the LOC129975349 gene encoding dynein axonemal assembly factor 1 homolog codes for MIDDPGVLDVFAAMPSLKDLCYLDDRPVTDKERACVNAWSKGGVEAERKERLRWKEMEQEKIRRSVEAVLALRKGRTNMDILAGLENAKCRKCEEVRNSDQNGDSRLLHQNSQQKIDSQELDKEEIIIPELEDTSPIPVDKSENFVSHEIKNILCTLEQVSGSSGDSAVIADIKVPSDGNDSILQQNVKSEEKESFITTSSDPYRTPIGESMLQENTIKQNNQQQIDYKESAGNEILIPALEKISPIPSGENENCIPHEIKNILCALEPVSEPSRDSDPVTEIRISQEENETILQQTSKIREAESSILFSNDRHTILEDESVKHKNTIKHEVISSNQFISGNHTNGKSVAIRVHIYTANEEGQNNTESFNSELLMQKEQCNKMDASSQTEIPFTSILLKSGQFPISININQSENLNNNVKFSIDRNTLLNLQKASSSETDTTEYCHVTTQTNDFYLDRENEFTENETFVVSMKNSSVTDKIQDVESKSENILNTRKNRLNLENDVDSFISSKIGSNQLNLLENKAAEILDLNLTSITDKNIEEETKLSLDKSNVEISPQNEMGTNQNTLYKSAEKLIDSNTLAERNIPQDVDKWHLQGEVKTLNADRKNASTISTKEINFVQSESIILKRRGHNEISSSAAINANDFFSAMSKIVSTERNIIPPKSEKKAEIKATVDLITSLNNRDDVIVPSPKSNPVLPSIKTERSSLSSMLEADSKGNRYEVKPRDYKYENIRSEGGRQDEDRNTELKLGQEKNDKKITKNSTDEGSMEKADLFSLEKSTIKPSKPKMATELAKNSWNDECFEIEDNTEIFSEKITPDFSISGKKNYFNNISSENGDTVDGNLNISPQASALLKKWNLSLRNLCKPGYPVSGPPNSDFIEKRYENGTFMNKNQTSSKDEIKNEQRSPIISNFELPLLSKERNFDDDISSDESEISSSSSSDDSSRSISEDESNALLRHPREQRNFLTLKSRLEVQKSLTLLEDKLSLMSPTHECSGESKIANLLTTENRTPVGYRCNETGSEELSIYLENEASHQKNINVQPIEEDETATMVKEVANVLRENTIDLENNTILESDSYLTPPFNSNNNARISSSVSENLLIEDADSLEQEMNATSSQEMRKEECDFLSEENQRELEDLILETCATSNLEQTESYNTISWNPSDFDWKTWLDTENMNENRIRRNLTDEEKEYKSSPDRIETTISTTSDFISNASCENLGLKDFYVEKEMPINDTELEGYGDSKNSFEFSEFDFSALPDTNSYLEDIAKNDSDTNSPSISDVARGIDSKRTVIPFEMSAMKRSTDDVCSYALNDKEESKEIHSKIMVIMKQTEITKNVKKN; via the exons ATGATTGATGACCCGGGAGTTCTGGATGTTTTTGCAGCAATGCCCTCATTG AAAGACTTGTGCTACCTCGACGACAGGCCGGTCACAGATAAAGAGCGAGCTTGTGTAAATGCCTG GTCCAAAGGAGGCGTTGAGGCCGAAAGAAAAGAAAGGCTGCGCTGGAAAGAAATGGAACAAGAAAAGATCCGTAGAAGCGTGGAAG ctGTATTAGCCCTCAGGAAAGGAAGGACGAATATGGACATTTTGGCTGGATTAGAAAATGCTAAGTGCCGTAAATGTGAAGAGGTGAGAAACTCCGATCAAAATGGAGATTCCAGATTGCTACATCAAAATAGCCAACAAAAGATTGATAGCCAAGAATTAGACAAGGAAGAAATTATTATTCCTGAATTAGAAGACACATCTCCGATCCCCGTTGACAAGAGTGAGAATTTCGTGtcccatgaaataaaaaatatcctttgtaCTCTTGAACAAGTTTCGGGATCTTCTGGAGACAGTGCTGTAATTGCAGATATTAAAGTCCCGTCGGATGGAAATGATTCGATTTTACAACAGAATGTTAAAAGTGAAGAGAAAGAATCTTTTATTACAACTTCAAGCGATCCTTACAGAACACCGATTGGTGAATCTATGCTGCAGGAAAACACCATAAAGCAGAATAACCAACAACAGATTGACTACAAAGAATCTGCtggaaatgaaattcttattccCGCATTAGAAAAAATATCGCCCATCCCGTCTGGCGAAAATGAGAATTGCATAcctcatgaaataaaaaatatactttgtgCTCTTGAGCCAGTTTCAGAACCATCCAGGGACAGTGATCCAGTTACAGAAATTAGAATTTCACAGGAAGAGAATGAAACGATTTTGCAGCAGACTAGTAAAATAAGAGAGGCagaatcttctattttattttcaaatgatcgACACACAATTCTGGAGGACGAATCTGTAAAgcataaaaatactataaaacacGAAGTGATCAGTTCGAACCAGTTCATTTCTGGAAATCATACAAATGGCAAATCGGTGGCTATTAGGGTTCATATTTATACAGCAAACGAGGAAGGGCAGAATAATACTGAGAGCTTTAATTCTGAACTGTTGATGCAAAAAGAACAATGCAACAAAATGGATGCATCATCACAAACTGAAATACCTTTTACTTCCATACTTTTAAAGTCCGGACAATTTCCCATAAGTATAAACATCAATCAGTCTGAGAATTTAAACAATAATGTAAAGTTCTCCATCGATAGAAATACTTTACTGAATCTTCAGAAAGCCAGCTCATCTGAAACAGACACTACAGAATATTGTCATGTCACAACTCAAACAAACGATTTCTATTTAGATAGAGAGAATgaatttactgaaaatgaaacCTTCGTTGTTTCTATGAAAAACAGTTCAGTCACTGATAAAATTCAAGATGTTGAatcaaaaagtgaaaatattttaaatacaaggaAAAACCGTTTGAATCTGGAAAATGATGTCGACAGCTTCATTTCCTCAAAAATTGGAAGCAATCAATTAAATCTACTTGAGAACAAAGCAGCAGAAATTCTGGACCTAAATTTAACTTCCATTACAGATAAAAACATAGAAGAAGAAACAAAACTAAGTTTGGACAAATCTAATGTTGAAATCAGTCCTCAAAATGAAATGGGAACCAATCAAAATACTTTGTATAAATCAGCTGAGAAATTAATTGATTCTAATACTTTGGCAGAAAGAAACATTCCACAAGATGTCGATAAATGGCATTTACAAGGTgaagtaaaaactttaaatgcagaCCGTAAGAATGCTTCTACCATTTCTACGAAAGAGATAAACTTTGTCCAATCAGAatctatcattttaaagagaagagGACACAATGAAATCAGTTCTTCTGCGGCAATAAATGCAAATGACTTTTTTAGCGCAATGTCGAAAATTGTTTCGACTGAGAGAAATATAATTCCACCGAAGAGCGAAAAGAAGGCTGAAATTAAGGCTACAGTTGATCTCATAACCAGTCTCAACAACAGGGACGATGTAATCGTGCCTTCACCAAAGAGCAATCCTGTTCTTCCAAGTATAAAAACAGAACGCTCTTCCTTGTCATCCATGCTTGAAGCAGATTCAAAAGGAAACAGGTATGAGGTCAAACCTCGggattacaaatatgaaaatataagaagTGAAGGCGGTAGGCAAGATGAAGATCGAAATACCGAACTTAAACTCGGACaagagaaaaatgacaaaaaaattacaaaaaattccaCGGATGAAGGTTCTATGGAAAAAGCAGATTTATTTTCTCTAGAAAAATCAACCATAAAACCCTCAAAGCCGAAAATGGCCACAGAACTGGCAAAGAATTCTTGGAATGATGAATGCTTTGAAATTGAAGACAACacagaaattttttcagaaaagattaCGCCGGACTTCAGTATCAGcggcaagaaaaattatttcaataatatttcatctgaaaatgGAGATACAGTTGATGGGAATCTAAACATTTCCCCTCAAGCAAGTgctctattaaaaaaatggaatttatctttaagaaatttatgcaAACCAGGTTATCCTGTTAGCGGTCCACCGAATTCAGATTTTATAGAAAAGCGATATGAAAATGGCACATTTATGAACAAAAATCAAACATCatcaaaagatgaaattaaaaatgaacagaGATCAccaatcatttcaaattttgaactgccGCTTCTTTCTAAGGAAAGAAATTTTGATGATGACATTTCAAGTGATGAATCTGAGATATCGAGCAGCTCTTCATCTGATGACAGCAGTCGTTCAATCTCGGAGGATGAAAGCAATGCACTTCTACGCCATCCAAGAGAACAAAGAAACTTTTTGACACTCAAAAGCAGACTTGAAGTTCAAAAATCTCTCACATTGTTGGAAGATAAATTGTCATTAATGTCACCAACTCATGAATGTTCTGGTGAAAGCAAAATTGCAAACCTGCTTACAACTGAAAATCGTACTCCGGTTGGTTATCGTTGCAACGAAACTGGTTcagaggaattaagtatttatttagaaaacgAAGCAAgtcatcaaaaaaatataaatgttcaacCAATAGAAGAAGATGAGACAGCAACGATGGTAAAGGAAGTGGCAAATGTCCTTAGAGAAAATACAATTGATTTAGAAAACAATACTATTCTGGAATCAGATAGCTACTTAACACCGCCTTTTAACAGTAATAACAATGCAAGAATATCATCTTCAGTCtcggaaaatttattaattgaagatGCAGATAGTTTAGAACAAGAAATGAATGCAACATCGTCGCAAGAAATGAGAAAAGAAGAATGTGATTTTCTTTCTGAGGAGAATCAACGCGAACTGGAAGATTTGATTCTTGAAACTTGTGCTACGTCAAACTTAGAACAAACTGAAAGTTACAATACGATCAGTTGGAATCCCAGTGATTTTGACTGGAAGACTTGGTTGGATACAGAAAACATGAATGAAAATAGGATTAGAAGGAATCTAACAgatgaagaaaaagaatacaaatcTTCTCCAGACAGAATAGAAACAACTATTTCGACAACAAGCGATTTCATTTCTAATGCCAGCTGTGAGAATCTAGGGCTCAAAGACTTTTATGTAGAGAAAGAAATGCCTATAAATGATACAGAACTCGAAGGGTATGGTGATTCTAAAAACTCTTTTGAATTCTCAGAGTTCGATTTTTCAGCCTTACCAGATACGAACAGTTATCTCGAAGACATAGCAAAGAATGATTCTGATACAAATTCACCATCTATATCTGATGTTGCACGAGGTATAGATTCTAAAAGAACGGTCATCCCCTTCGAAATGAGTGCAATGAAAAGAAGTACTGATGATGTTTGTTCATATGCACTAAACGATAAAGAAGAGTCTAAAGAAATCCATTCCAAAA TTATGGTGATTATGAAGCAAACAGAAATTACAAAGAACGTAAAGAAGAATTAA